A stretch of the Sorangium aterium genome encodes the following:
- a CDS encoding pentapeptide repeat-containing protein has protein sequence MPNVILVASATEILATEIEAGLSAFAHDVERIDAGRASLGELAAAFGGADAVVVVRPRSGAEIVAVGTAFGLGKRLVLLDAGPDLAAVPGAVHAPSIDAAVTSVRALEPMPLSRGQAGSSGDIDTPSWLRRVYPDGLSESDWTVEEQVRALASGGARFLVSAHRAGYFPLWPMDGVDLCGADLRRADFRELSFAGARLDAVDLSEGDLREASFRGASLVGAKLSRAHLRGADLREANLRSAVFHRAELVRARFSRADLQGADLSLADLSGADLSGADLRGASLKGACLAQIVALGANIEGCFLEGILLSDADLRGARLSGARLSRANLTRANLSGALVDGADFKGAHLASALGVAAPAARSR, from the coding sequence GTGCCGAACGTGATCCTTGTGGCGAGCGCGACGGAGATCCTTGCGACGGAGATCGAAGCGGGGCTCTCGGCCTTCGCTCACGACGTCGAGCGCATCGACGCCGGCCGCGCGTCGCTGGGCGAGCTCGCCGCGGCGTTCGGCGGGGCTGACGCCGTGGTCGTCGTGCGCCCTCGGAGCGGCGCGGAGATCGTCGCCGTCGGCACCGCCTTCGGCCTCGGCAAGAGGCTCGTGCTGCTCGACGCCGGGCCCGATCTCGCTGCGGTCCCGGGCGCGGTGCACGCTCCGAGCATCGACGCCGCCGTGACGAGCGTCCGCGCGCTCGAGCCGATGCCCCTGTCCCGAGGGCAGGCTGGCTCCTCGGGCGACATCGACACCCCGAGCTGGCTTCGCCGTGTTTACCCCGATGGGCTCTCGGAGAGCGACTGGACGGTCGAGGAGCAGGTGCGCGCGCTCGCGAGCGGCGGGGCCCGCTTCCTCGTGAGCGCACACCGCGCGGGCTATTTCCCGCTATGGCCGATGGATGGCGTGGATCTTTGCGGCGCGGACCTCCGGCGCGCGGACTTTCGAGAGCTCAGCTTCGCCGGCGCCCGCCTCGACGCGGTCGACCTCAGCGAGGGCGACCTCCGCGAGGCGAGCTTCCGCGGCGCGAGCCTCGTGGGCGCAAAGCTCTCTCGGGCTCACCTCCGCGGCGCCGATCTCCGCGAGGCCAACCTTCGCTCCGCGGTCTTCCACAGGGCGGAGCTCGTGCGGGCGCGCTTCTCTCGCGCCGATCTGCAGGGCGCCGACCTCTCTCTCGCCGATCTCTCGGGCGCCGATCTCTCGGGCGCCGACCTCCGCGGCGCCTCGCTGAAGGGCGCGTGCCTGGCGCAGATCGTTGCTCTGGGAGCAAACATCGAGGGCTGTTTCCTCGAAGGCATTCTCCTCAGCGACGCGGACCTGAGGGGTGCGCGCCTCTCGGGCGCGCGCCTCTCGCGCGCGAACCTGACCCGGGCGAACCTCTCGGGCGCGCTGGTCGACGGCGCAGATTTCAAGGGCGCGCACCTCGCCTCTGCGCTTGGCGTGGCAGCGCCGGCCGCCCGATCTCGATAG
- a CDS encoding methyltransferase domain-containing protein, with translation MSEVMSRRDAPPVWTYWEGPCPPYVELCLDSLRRHAGARVLDRASFDELWTSDRDLPIDALYVAHRADYIRAYLLLHYGGFWIDADCVLLRPVAPLAALLDQHDLVTYREPAGAIANNFLLARPGAPVVADFYARVAAHLRARRPIDWLEIGSVPLTAAIEAHPGSTHMVPTAWIMPVCWSQAARLLDEVAPEPRDGFIDFHARFEPDAYCYMLSNQSMPAWLKGSSRSEVLCSPMFLGHLLRTSLSGDPAMASHAPNYAYWHQSGCAWASEYDRRRTRHPFFHIAEVMIADHVAHHAPCRVLEFGCGPGRHLLNLSQIEGVDAHGFDQSPTMVEAGFGWASPEWRAAHVRVGAPTGALPYPDGHFDIVFTSETLVHTRPEDLKGRLAELLRVCRGHVLHLENTPSWTGYSAWHNGCWGHDFVMAYKELGHTCEVLPPGFTRQTPYRTAVRPESVKWTWQPAMLALYRRMEAQLEEGFQRAGAAGYA, from the coding sequence ATGAGCGAGGTGATGTCGAGGCGCGACGCGCCCCCCGTGTGGACGTACTGGGAGGGGCCCTGTCCGCCCTACGTGGAGCTCTGCCTCGACAGCCTCCGCCGCCACGCGGGCGCGCGGGTGCTCGATCGCGCCTCGTTCGACGAGCTCTGGACGAGCGATCGCGATCTGCCCATCGACGCGCTGTACGTCGCGCACCGGGCCGATTACATCCGCGCGTACCTCCTCCTCCACTACGGCGGCTTCTGGATCGACGCCGACTGCGTGCTCCTGCGGCCCGTCGCGCCGCTCGCCGCGCTGCTCGACCAGCATGATCTCGTGACGTACCGCGAGCCGGCCGGGGCCATCGCCAACAACTTCCTGCTGGCGCGGCCTGGCGCGCCTGTCGTCGCGGACTTCTACGCGCGGGTCGCCGCGCACCTGCGCGCCCGCCGGCCGATCGACTGGCTCGAGATCGGCAGCGTGCCGCTGACGGCGGCCATCGAGGCGCACCCTGGATCGACGCACATGGTACCCACCGCGTGGATCATGCCGGTCTGCTGGAGCCAGGCCGCCCGCCTGCTCGACGAGGTGGCGCCGGAGCCCAGGGACGGATTCATCGATTTCCACGCGCGTTTCGAGCCGGACGCCTACTGCTACATGCTCTCGAACCAGTCGATGCCTGCGTGGCTCAAGGGGAGCAGCCGGTCCGAGGTCCTGTGTTCACCCATGTTTCTTGGCCATCTGCTCCGCACCAGCCTCTCAGGAGACCCTGCCATGGCGAGCCATGCTCCCAATTACGCGTACTGGCATCAAAGCGGCTGTGCGTGGGCGTCGGAATACGATCGGCGCAGGACGAGGCACCCGTTCTTCCACATCGCCGAGGTGATGATCGCCGACCACGTCGCGCACCACGCGCCCTGCCGCGTGCTCGAGTTCGGTTGCGGGCCGGGGCGACACCTGCTCAACCTGAGCCAGATCGAGGGGGTCGACGCGCACGGCTTCGATCAGAGCCCGACGATGGTGGAGGCCGGCTTCGGCTGGGCCTCACCTGAGTGGCGGGCCGCGCACGTCAGGGTCGGAGCGCCAACAGGGGCGCTGCCGTACCCGGATGGCCATTTCGATATCGTATTCACCTCGGAGACGCTGGTCCACACCCGCCCCGAGGACCTGAAAGGCCGCCTCGCCGAGCTGCTCCGCGTCTGCCGGGGGCACGTGCTGCACCTCGAGAACACGCCGTCCTGGACCGGGTACTCGGCGTGGCACAACGGCTGCTGGGGGCACGATTTCGTGATGGCGTACAAGGAGCTCGGGCACACGTGCGAGGTGCTTCCCCCGGGGTTCACGCGGCAGACGCCGTACCGGACGGCGGTGCGGCCCGAGTCGGTGAAGTGGACGTGGCAGCCGGCGATGCTGGCGCTCTACCGGCGCATGGAGGCGCAGCTCGAGGAAGGGTTCCAGCGTGCCGGGGCGGCGGGGTACGCGTGA
- a CDS encoding PLAT/LH2 domain-containing protein, whose translation MTQYKITTVTGTMQYAQTYSHIFVTIHGRQASSKEYPLKDREGGGLPFQLGKTDVFDIDIDEEIGEPISVFVRTDNENSNAGWWLVKLTVQDNIPRTPCEFPCNAWIGSDGSQPDDPNTPWQRTLERNYPIVLDYCELGGRLPNGWNDEGGAAATFTIYSKDYRLRLPVCMWQLDDHNQATGLTVTATVEHFDRNGVVDVCTLNLVFTANGALQSAQGTLSARDAQRPLNLEWSAPEPSPAIPLVVQLSGKLFDDAGGFLVHLGPKPGQLNFPAIINHVINKIDACIFVRERDQVNGEAKS comes from the coding sequence ATGACGCAATACAAGATAACGACCGTAACCGGGACTATGCAGTATGCTCAGACATATTCGCATATCTTCGTTACCATCCACGGCAGGCAGGCGTCCTCCAAGGAGTACCCGCTCAAAGACCGCGAGGGGGGCGGCCTGCCCTTTCAGCTCGGCAAGACCGACGTCTTCGACATTGACATCGACGAGGAGATCGGCGAGCCGATCTCTGTATTTGTCCGCACCGACAACGAAAATTCGAACGCAGGCTGGTGGCTGGTCAAGCTCACCGTTCAAGACAACATCCCGCGAACGCCCTGCGAGTTCCCGTGCAACGCCTGGATTGGGTCGGACGGTTCCCAACCCGATGATCCCAACACTCCATGGCAGAGGACGCTCGAGCGGAACTACCCCATCGTCCTCGACTACTGTGAGCTCGGGGGGAGACTCCCGAACGGCTGGAACGACGAGGGCGGCGCGGCCGCCACGTTCACGATCTATTCCAAGGACTACCGCCTGCGGCTACCGGTGTGCATGTGGCAGCTTGACGACCACAATCAAGCCACCGGGTTGACAGTCACTGCGACAGTGGAGCATTTCGATCGCAACGGCGTCGTCGATGTATGCACCTTGAACCTGGTGTTCACCGCGAACGGAGCCCTGCAGAGCGCTCAGGGCACCCTGAGCGCCCGCGACGCCCAGCGACCGCTGAATCTCGAGTGGAGCGCGCCGGAACCATCGCCCGCGATCCCTCTGGTCGTGCAGCTGTCCGGCAAGCTCTTCGACGACGCCGGCGGCTTCCTCGTCCACCTCGGACCCAAGCCGGGTCAACTCAACTTCCCCGCCATCATCAACCACGTGATCAACAAAATCGACGCGTGCATCTTCGTCCGAGAGCGAGACCAGGTGAATGGAGAGGCGAAGTCATGA
- a CDS encoding class I SAM-dependent methyltransferase, giving the protein MRLKIVRPACLGSGLELCRRHVMAVSVNLPDEQILAAPHSSCLVSSEHMPFRNVYACLVHEDRESVIDLIRNLHYLDPASAILLYNGGTNRKLLGDDFPFEQYGAMVHPAPRPMKWGYLHGFAVDCMRFALESLPFDAMTVVDSDQLATRPGYSGHLEAFLASRPRVGLLGNSPAPQGPVPTMPPAIAARREIDLWRRFLRRFPDGEAKFVHWTFWPSTVITAAAAREIVSLFRDEELQAILQRSRMWATEEVLFPTLTALLGYEVAENPCSYEYVKFRVQYSVAQLNTAFADPRVYWVHPIPRRSQDPLRRHIRARFSNYGEPAAALPPANAAAERAGKNGPVPPPGPEALSWAQSAPRDRRDVLLATRVLAEMRPIEGWLSDDEADLLIAAAGRALYEFSATHAMVEIGSYCGKATLVLGRTAQAIQPEARLFAIDPHDGRVGARDTGLSVTSPTRARFDFTVAAAGLGEQVVTIEKRAPEVAWQGPVSLLLVDGLHDYESVREDFEHFERWIAPFGYVAFHDHAGYFPGVIQVVDELCASGSYRRIGAVGTLVVLQKAQPAGEAPRLLLRCPILAEMKAIEGWLSEEEADLVITAAARALEELPASHAMVEIGSYCGKATVVLGRVVQALRPEARIYAIDPHDGRVGARDWRIVSTPPTRLKFDRTIAHAELGAYIVPLQRRAPEVAWAGPVSLLLVDGLHDEASVRSDFAHFDPWVVEGGYVLFHDYGGGYPGVTRVVDAILCAGAYVQVHAEGSMILLKKRAAPLEAGPLAARGVGSEAPAPTLDAPPPPAPPLRIELSEQPLVTAIMPTADRRRFIPHAIRHFQKQDYPNRELVIVDDGADPVNDIVPDDPCIRYLRLPSRRTVGWKRNYACREARGEVIIHWDDDDWMADNRIRYQVERLLVERAALSGLSRILYYQPASGKTWQFVYGGGPSRWFGGNTLCYRKALWAKNPFPDINVGEDARFVWSDRASPMTALEDDSFIVGIIHSANVSPKRVGNNAFRPLAPERIRTVMGDDFEAYRALLASERRQ; this is encoded by the coding sequence ATGAGACTGAAGATTGTTCGTCCGGCGTGTCTCGGATCGGGTCTTGAATTATGTCGAAGGCATGTTATGGCAGTTTCCGTCAATCTGCCTGACGAGCAGATTCTCGCCGCGCCCCATAGTTCGTGTCTCGTTTCGAGTGAGCACATGCCCTTCCGGAACGTTTATGCCTGCCTCGTGCACGAGGACCGTGAGAGCGTCATCGACCTGATACGGAATCTCCACTACCTCGATCCTGCATCGGCAATCCTCCTCTACAACGGCGGCACGAACCGCAAGCTCCTCGGCGACGATTTCCCCTTCGAGCAGTACGGCGCCATGGTCCACCCGGCGCCGCGGCCGATGAAGTGGGGCTACCTGCATGGCTTCGCCGTCGATTGCATGCGCTTTGCGCTGGAGTCGCTCCCGTTCGACGCGATGACGGTTGTCGACTCGGACCAGCTCGCGACCAGGCCCGGCTACTCGGGCCACCTCGAGGCGTTCCTCGCTTCGCGACCGCGTGTGGGCCTGCTCGGCAACTCCCCCGCTCCACAGGGCCCCGTCCCGACGATGCCGCCGGCGATCGCCGCCCGCCGCGAGATCGACCTCTGGCGGCGCTTTCTCCGGCGCTTCCCTGACGGGGAGGCGAAGTTCGTTCACTGGACCTTCTGGCCCTCGACGGTGATCACCGCCGCGGCCGCGCGCGAGATCGTCTCGCTCTTCCGTGACGAGGAGCTCCAGGCCATCTTGCAGCGCTCGCGCATGTGGGCCACGGAGGAGGTGCTCTTCCCGACGCTCACCGCGCTCCTCGGCTATGAGGTCGCCGAGAACCCGTGCAGCTACGAGTATGTCAAGTTTCGCGTCCAGTATTCGGTCGCGCAGCTCAACACGGCCTTTGCCGATCCGCGCGTCTACTGGGTCCACCCCATCCCGAGGCGCTCGCAGGACCCGCTCCGGCGCCATATCCGGGCTCGCTTCAGCAACTACGGCGAGCCCGCCGCGGCGTTGCCTCCCGCGAACGCCGCGGCAGAGCGCGCTGGCAAGAACGGCCCCGTTCCGCCCCCCGGGCCCGAAGCTCTCTCGTGGGCGCAGAGCGCCCCCCGAGACAGACGCGACGTCCTCCTCGCCACGCGCGTCCTCGCCGAGATGCGGCCGATCGAAGGCTGGCTCTCGGACGACGAGGCAGATCTGCTCATCGCTGCCGCCGGCCGCGCCCTGTACGAATTCTCAGCCACCCACGCGATGGTGGAGATCGGCAGCTATTGCGGCAAGGCCACGCTCGTGCTTGGCCGCACCGCACAGGCGATCCAGCCGGAGGCGCGGCTCTTCGCGATCGATCCGCACGACGGCAGAGTCGGCGCCCGCGACACCGGCCTGTCGGTCACGTCCCCGACGCGCGCGCGGTTCGATTTCACCGTCGCGGCCGCGGGCCTTGGCGAGCAGGTCGTGACGATCGAGAAGCGCGCACCCGAGGTGGCGTGGCAGGGGCCGGTGAGCCTGCTCCTCGTCGATGGCCTGCACGACTACGAGAGCGTACGCGAAGATTTCGAGCACTTCGAGCGATGGATCGCGCCGTTCGGGTACGTGGCCTTCCACGATCATGCCGGTTACTTTCCTGGCGTCATCCAGGTCGTCGACGAGCTCTGCGCATCCGGCTCCTATCGCCGGATCGGGGCCGTGGGGACCCTGGTCGTGCTCCAGAAGGCGCAGCCCGCGGGCGAGGCGCCGCGCCTGCTCCTCCGCTGCCCGATCCTCGCCGAGATGAAGGCCATCGAGGGCTGGCTCTCGGAAGAGGAGGCCGATCTGGTCATCACCGCGGCCGCTCGCGCGCTCGAGGAGTTGCCAGCGTCGCACGCGATGGTGGAGATCGGCAGCTATTGCGGCAAGGCTACCGTCGTCCTCGGCCGCGTGGTCCAGGCCCTGCGGCCGGAGGCCCGCATCTATGCCATCGATCCGCATGACGGCCGCGTGGGCGCCCGCGACTGGCGGATCGTGAGCACACCGCCGACGCGGCTCAAATTCGACCGCACGATCGCCCACGCGGAGCTCGGCGCGTACATCGTGCCCCTCCAGAGGCGCGCGCCCGAGGTGGCGTGGGCAGGCCCGGTCAGCTTGCTCCTTGTCGACGGGCTGCACGATGAGGCGAGCGTGCGCAGTGACTTCGCGCACTTCGATCCGTGGGTTGTCGAGGGCGGGTATGTCCTCTTCCACGATTACGGCGGTGGATATCCCGGGGTGACGCGGGTGGTGGACGCGATCCTCTGCGCAGGCGCGTACGTCCAAGTGCACGCCGAAGGCAGCATGATCCTGCTCAAGAAACGGGCTGCGCCGCTTGAAGCCGGGCCTCTCGCTGCGCGAGGTGTGGGATCGGAGGCACCCGCCCCAACGCTGGATGCCCCGCCGCCGCCCGCTCCACCGCTGCGAATCGAGCTCTCGGAGCAGCCGCTCGTCACCGCGATCATGCCCACGGCCGACCGCCGCCGCTTCATCCCTCACGCGATCCGCCACTTCCAGAAGCAGGATTACCCGAACCGCGAGCTCGTCATCGTCGATGACGGCGCGGATCCCGTGAACGACATCGTCCCCGACGATCCGTGCATTCGCTACCTGCGCTTGCCTTCCCGGCGGACGGTGGGGTGGAAGCGCAACTATGCCTGCCGCGAGGCGCGAGGCGAGGTGATCATCCACTGGGACGATGACGACTGGATGGCCGATAACCGGATCCGCTACCAGGTCGAGCGCCTTCTCGTCGAGCGCGCGGCGCTGTCGGGCCTCTCGCGTATCCTCTATTACCAGCCCGCCTCCGGGAAAACGTGGCAATTTGTCTACGGCGGCGGGCCGTCACGGTGGTTCGGAGGCAATACGCTCTGCTACCGCAAGGCGCTCTGGGCGAAGAACCCGTTTCCGGACATCAACGTCGGCGAGGACGCGCGCTTTGTCTGGAGCGATCGGGCCAGTCCGATGACGGCGCTCGAGGACGACTCCTTCATCGTGGGCATCATCCACAGCGCCAACGTGAGCCCGAAGCGGGTGGGCAACAACGCCTTCCGGCCCCTCGCCCCCGAGCGAATCCGCACGGTGATGGGCGACGATTTCGAGGCGTACCGGGCGCTGCTCGCGAGCGAGCGCAGGCAATGA